One window of Quercus robur chromosome 5, dhQueRobu3.1, whole genome shotgun sequence genomic DNA carries:
- the LOC126726021 gene encoding protein E6 has product MAASAKFISFLFILTLSFFVQIHARESQFFSKVTNVNNDAKETTTVDPNKEEFLTKHEQQPVFIPQTQNGYGLYGHESGQFPPTTTTPTPTTTTSLTNVNAAPYTTTPTTTTNNNAPFKTVFEDDESLNKYLNSNQNYNYNPNPNPNNNNNNNQNNEFYYNNNAYHASQNGLRDSRLTQREGYTTLANQNNYNNNNGANSYNNAERQGMSDTRFLENGKYYYDVNLENNYNPNRYENSRGVDSRNWNNNNNNNNNRGYYGSNNNQNTFEYNNSMEGYQNEEEFQESQDEFVP; this is encoded by the coding sequence ATGGCTGCATCTGCAAAATTCATCTCTTTTCTCTTCATCCTAACCCTCTCCTTCTTTGTGCAAATTCATGCTAGAGAAAGCCAGTTCTTCAGCAAGGTCACAAACGTTAACAACGATGCCAAAGAGACCACCACAGTTGACCCCAACAAAGAAGAATTTTTAACCAAGCATGAGCAGCAGCCAGTCTTCATCCCCCAGACCCAAAATGGCTATGGTCTCTATGGCCATGAGTCTGGCCAGTTCCCTcctaccaccaccacccccaccccaaccaccaccacttcACTAACCAATGTCAATGCTGCACCTTACACCAccacccccaccaccaccaccaacaataaTGCCCCATTCAAAACAGTGTTTGAAGATGATGAATCTCTCAACAAGTACCTCAACTCCAACCAGAACTACAACTAcaaccccaaccccaaccccaacaacaacaacaacaacaaccaaaacaacGAATTTTACTACAACAACAATGCTTACCATGCCAGCCAAAATGGTCTGAGGGATTCAAGGCTTACTCAGAGAGAAGGCTACACCACTTTGGCCAACCAGaacaactacaacaacaacaatggtgCCAACAGTTACAATAATGCTGAGAGGCAAGGCATGAGTGACACGAGGTTTTTGGAGAATGGGAAGTACTACTACGACGTTAACTTAGAGAATAACTACAATCCAAACCGTTATGAGAACTCTAGAGGAGTGGATTCAAGAAATTggaacaataacaacaacaacaacaacaacagggGTTATTATGGCAGCAACAACAATCAGAACACTTTTGAGTACAACAACTCCATGGAAGGGTACCAAAATGAGGAAGAGTTCCAAGAGAGCCAAGATGAGTTCGTGCCATGA